In Myxococcus virescens, a single genomic region encodes these proteins:
- a CDS encoding DUF192 domain-containing protein: MVVAVPLLASGCQQEAQGSAPRATPKAAAPRPRVTDVTAEDYVMQPLPRGHVRLEDAFGGARRVEVEIAATAGTRARGMMWRKELAEGKGMLFLFPHEEVQGFWMRNTLIPLDMIFITSDLRVAGIVSRAVPRSLESRSVGVPSQYVLEVPGGWTEKVGIRKGSPVRFEGVAGMAIEP; encoded by the coding sequence ATGGTGGTGGCGGTGCCGTTGCTGGCATCGGGCTGTCAGCAGGAGGCGCAGGGCAGCGCGCCTCGTGCCACGCCGAAGGCAGCAGCGCCCCGTCCGCGCGTCACCGACGTCACCGCCGAGGACTACGTCATGCAGCCGCTTCCGCGTGGACATGTGCGGCTGGAGGATGCCTTCGGCGGAGCGCGCCGGGTGGAGGTGGAGATCGCCGCGACGGCGGGCACACGTGCCCGGGGCATGATGTGGCGCAAGGAACTGGCGGAGGGGAAGGGCATGCTTTTTCTCTTCCCCCACGAAGAAGTCCAGGGGTTCTGGATGCGCAATACGCTCATCCCGTTGGACATGATTTTCATTACGTCCGACCTGCGCGTGGCGGGCATCGTGTCACGCGCGGTGCCTCGCTCACTGGAGTCCCGCTCCGTGGGCGTACCCAGCCAGTACGTGCTGGAGGTGCCCGGCGGCTGGACGGAGAAGGTGGGCATCCGCAAGGGCAGTCCTGTCCGCTTCGAGGGCGTGGCGGGTATGGCCATCGAACCCTGA